A stretch of the Polaribacter pacificus genome encodes the following:
- the hflX gene encoding GTPase HflX, with protein MIDEQKVTSEKAVLIGIISQYQDEIQSKEYLDELQFLTETAGGVPVKRFVQKLEKPHPKTFLGTGKLEEVKAYIESHDIGTAIFDDELSPAQMRNIEKVLDCKILDRTNLILDIFAQRAQTSSAKTQVELAQCEYLLPRLTRLWTHLDKQKGGIGMRGPGETEIETDRRIVRDKINILKKKLTTIDKQMAIQRKNRGKMVRVALVGYTNVGKSTLMNAISKSDVFAENKLFATLDTTVRKVVVKNIPFLLSDTVGFIRKLPTQLVESFKSTLDEVREADLLLHVVDISHPNFEDHIASVNTILDEIDSADKPTIMVFNKIDSYTHKRIDEDDLIAEKTKEHYTLEDWEKTWMKKLEVISVFISALSKENLDTLKEITYEEVRKIHIERFPYNNFLYDEYTEE; from the coding sequence ATGATCGACGAACAAAAAGTTACTTCTGAGAAAGCCGTATTAATCGGAATCATTTCTCAATATCAAGATGAGATTCAATCCAAAGAATATTTGGATGAATTGCAATTTTTAACCGAAACTGCAGGAGGGGTTCCTGTAAAGCGTTTTGTTCAAAAATTAGAAAAACCACATCCAAAGACATTTTTGGGAACGGGTAAATTAGAAGAAGTTAAGGCTTATATTGAAAGTCATGATATTGGTACTGCTATCTTTGATGATGAGTTGTCTCCTGCACAGATGCGTAATATAGAAAAGGTATTGGATTGTAAGATTTTAGATAGAACCAACTTAATCTTAGATATTTTTGCGCAAAGAGCACAAACAAGTTCGGCAAAGACTCAGGTAGAGTTAGCCCAATGTGAATATTTATTACCTCGTTTAACAAGACTTTGGACTCACTTAGATAAGCAAAAAGGGGGTATTGGGATGCGTGGACCTGGAGAAACAGAAATAGAAACAGACCGTAGAATTGTTAGAGATAAAATAAACATCCTAAAAAAGAAGTTGACTACCATAGATAAACAGATGGCTATTCAACGAAAAAACAGAGGGAAAATGGTTCGTGTGGCGCTTGTTGGATATACCAATGTTGGAAAATCTACCTTAATGAATGCCATTAGTAAAAGTGATGTTTTTGCAGAAAACAAATTGTTTGCAACCTTAGATACTACTGTTCGGAAAGTGGTGGTAAAAAACATTCCTTTTTTACTCTCTGATACCGTAGGATTTATCAGAAAACTTCCAACTCAGTTGGTAGAATCTTTTAAATCAACCCTAGATGAAGTTAGAGAAGCTGATTTATTGTTGCACGTTGTAGATATTTCACATCCAAATTTTGAAGATCATATTGCCTCTGTAAATACTATTTTAGATGAAATAGACAGTGCAGACAAGCCTACTATCATGGTTTTTAATAAAATTGACAGCTATACTCACAAAAGGATTGATGAGGATGACTTGATTGCAGAAAAGACCAAAGAACACTATACACTTGAGGATTGGGAAAAAACTTGGATGAAAAAGCTAGAGGTGATCAGTGTCTTTATCTCAGCACTGAGTAAAGAAAATTTAGACACTTTAAAAGAAATCACTTACGAGGAAGTTCGCAAAATTCACATCGAGCGCTTTCCTTATAATAATTTCTTGTACGACGAGTACACCGAAGAATAA